From the genome of Actinacidiphila yeochonensis CN732, one region includes:
- a CDS encoding SDR family NAD(P)-dependent oxidoreductase, producing the protein MTATERSAQRAVDQGAALVTGAGTGIGAAITERLAAQGTDLVLVARDSARLEAAAAQLRAEHGVDVLTVPLDLSRQGAPAELAERLAEAGVEVGVLVNNAGAALVGTVGGADPARIRGLVDLNASAVAETTALFLPAMLARGNGAIVNIASTAAYAPAPYNAAYAASKAFVLSFTHALWHETRDTGVRVVAVSPGATETPMNPGSARGKRRPGQVADTVMAALRGRGPAVVDGRAFVFQTFVFSRLLPTRTAARITGSYFRKGALRKQS; encoded by the coding sequence ATGACAGCGACTGAACGAAGTGCGCAGCGGGCCGTCGACCAGGGCGCGGCGCTGGTCACCGGGGCCGGAACGGGTATCGGAGCCGCGATCACCGAGAGACTGGCCGCGCAGGGTACGGACCTGGTGCTGGTGGCACGCGACTCCGCACGACTGGAGGCGGCGGCGGCACAACTGCGCGCCGAGCACGGCGTCGACGTGCTGACGGTGCCGCTGGACCTCTCCCGGCAGGGCGCCCCCGCCGAGCTGGCCGAGCGGCTGGCGGAGGCGGGGGTCGAGGTCGGCGTCCTGGTCAACAACGCGGGCGCCGCCCTGGTCGGAACGGTCGGCGGCGCCGATCCGGCGCGGATACGCGGGCTGGTCGACCTGAACGCCTCGGCGGTCGCGGAGACGACCGCGCTCTTCCTGCCCGCCATGCTCGCCCGTGGAAACGGCGCCATCGTGAACATCGCGAGCACCGCCGCGTACGCCCCCGCGCCCTACAACGCCGCGTACGCCGCGTCGAAGGCGTTCGTCCTCTCCTTCACCCACGCGCTCTGGCACGAGACCCGCGACACGGGCGTCCGGGTGGTGGCGGTCAGCCCCGGCGCGACCGAGACCCCGATGAACCCCGGTAGCGCCCGCGGCAAACGCCGCCCCGGACAGGTCGCCGACACCGTCATGGCCGCCCTGCGCGGCCGCGGCCCCGCCGTCGTCGACGGCCGCGCCTTCGTGTTCCAGACCTTCGTGTTCAGCCGGCTGCTCCCCACGCGGACCGCGGCCAGGATCACCGGAAGCTACTTCCGCAAAGGGGCCCTGCGAAAGCAGTCCTAG
- a CDS encoding PIN domain-containing protein has protein sequence MIRSPATPGGSIVLDSEGLAKAVLRDRAVTGWLALARADDLRVITSAATLVEVIHPRINRSALDWTLSRLTVEPITETVAQHAAGLLSAAGLHGHRHAIDAMLAATALAAPQPVAVLTSDPDDISALCGGRVTVIKV, from the coding sequence ATGATCCGCTCCCCCGCCACCCCTGGGGGCTCCATCGTTCTTGACAGCGAAGGGTTGGCCAAAGCCGTCCTACGCGACCGGGCGGTGACGGGCTGGCTTGCCTTGGCCCGCGCCGACGACCTGCGGGTGATCACCTCAGCGGCCACGCTGGTGGAGGTGATCCACCCTCGAATCAACCGTTCTGCCTTGGACTGGACGCTTTCCCGCCTGACAGTCGAACCGATCACCGAGACGGTCGCCCAGCACGCAGCCGGCCTTCTCTCAGCCGCTGGGCTGCACGGGCACAGGCACGCCATCGACGCCATGCTCGCCGCCACTGCTTTGGCCGCACCACAACCCGTTGCCGTCCTCACCTCGGACCCCGACGACATCTCCGCACTCTGCGGCGGACGCGTCACTGTCATCAAGGTCTGA
- a CDS encoding CopG family transcriptional regulator: MSEPTGKYSITMPRDIAEAAKARGGPSGLSAYVTSAVARQIERDNLNELIQVAEAEHGPVTDEEIQSLRDQLLQARREQRPGKANAA, encoded by the coding sequence ATGAGTGAGCCTACCGGCAAGTACTCGATCACCATGCCGCGCGACATCGCCGAAGCCGCGAAGGCCCGCGGCGGCCCCTCGGGGCTGTCCGCCTACGTGACGTCCGCCGTCGCCCGCCAGATCGAACGAGACAACCTCAACGAACTCATCCAGGTCGCCGAGGCCGAGCATGGCCCTGTCACCGACGAGGAGATCCAGTCCCTGCGCGACCAACTGCTCCAGGCGCGTCGCGAGCAGAGGCCGGGCAAAGCGAACGCCGCATGA
- a CDS encoding MarR family winged helix-turn-helix transcriptional regulator, with protein sequence MVDQVVGMPAVGEEVTVPRGECGGRGGGEPSVADSVIDLLRTVRRSKARLLAAAGDDVDSALQMLLRTAAVEGPARASALAVSVQSDLSTVSRHVAVLVTRGLLERRADPVDGRANLLVVTDAGRAVIAEHERARSAFFEEVLDGWAPEERSQFAQLLARFTAAYDTTHTHWTTGRERYSVRVAGSAEGSTV encoded by the coding sequence ATGGTGGATCAGGTGGTGGGGATGCCCGCCGTCGGCGAGGAAGTAACGGTTCCGCGCGGAGAGTGCGGCGGCCGCGGGGGCGGGGAGCCCTCGGTGGCGGACTCGGTGATCGATCTGCTGCGAACGGTGCGGCGGTCCAAAGCCCGGCTGCTGGCCGCGGCCGGTGACGACGTCGACTCGGCGTTGCAGATGCTGCTGCGTACCGCGGCCGTCGAAGGCCCGGCCCGGGCGAGCGCGCTGGCCGTCAGTGTGCAGTCGGACCTGTCGACGGTCAGCCGCCACGTCGCCGTGCTGGTGACGCGGGGGCTGCTGGAACGCCGGGCCGACCCGGTGGACGGCCGCGCCAACCTGCTGGTCGTCACCGACGCCGGCCGGGCCGTGATCGCCGAGCACGAGCGGGCCCGTTCCGCGTTCTTCGAGGAGGTGCTGGACGGCTGGGCGCCCGAGGAGCGGAGCCAGTTCGCCCAGCTGCTCGCGCGGTTCACCGCCGCCTACGACACGACTCACACCCATTGGACAACCGGCCGGGAGCGGTACTCCGTTCGCGTCGCCGGCTCAGCAGAAGGCAGCACCGTATGA
- a CDS encoding MDR family MFS transporter translates to MSVTATHPADAPSDGALTHRQILTILSGLVLGMFLAALDQTIVSTAIKTIGNDLNNLSAQAWVTTAFLITSTIAAPLFGKLSDIYGRKRLFMLAIVIFVIGSALCGLAQSMYELAAFRAFQGIGAGGIMPLALAVIGDIIPPRERARYQGYMMAVFASASVLGPVLGGLFSGTDSFLGTAGWRWIFYINVPIAAFALVVIAKVLHLDHVRRERKIDWWGSALLAVGLVPLLVVAEQGQSWGWASVSSFACYLIGAAGLVLFVWVENRMGDDALLPLRLFRSSTFSVASAQVTIIGMAMFGGMSVIPLYLQIVKGASPTKSGLLTLPLVAGLMIASVVAGQLVARTGRYKIFPVVGSLLMVIGMAVMITIGADTPLWQTDVYMAVFGVGLGLNMQSLVLAMQNSVPAKDMGVASAASSFFRSIGGTLGTAIFLSVLFSLAGTKIPHEYAKAGATQSFTEASKAHPDQVASLHQHLSGGLNDTSFLNGLAKPLSHPFFVGFSDSGDVVFAVVAVLLLAAVVFSLMLKEVPLRLVSGNQARSEAEAVSMNKADAAGGPDAGTADSGPSAGASDAETSAVDPA, encoded by the coding sequence ATGAGTGTCACTGCAACCCATCCGGCGGATGCGCCGTCCGATGGCGCGCTGACCCATCGCCAGATCCTGACCATCCTGTCCGGGCTCGTCCTGGGCATGTTCCTGGCCGCGCTGGACCAGACGATCGTCTCGACCGCGATCAAGACGATAGGCAACGACCTCAACAACCTGTCCGCACAGGCATGGGTCACCACGGCGTTCCTGATCACCTCGACGATCGCCGCACCGCTGTTCGGCAAGCTGTCGGACATCTACGGCCGCAAGCGGCTGTTCATGCTCGCGATCGTCATCTTCGTGATCGGGTCGGCGCTGTGCGGCCTGGCCCAGTCGATGTACGAACTGGCCGCGTTCCGCGCCTTCCAGGGCATAGGCGCCGGCGGCATCATGCCGCTCGCCCTGGCGGTGATCGGCGACATCATCCCGCCGCGTGAGCGGGCCCGCTACCAGGGCTACATGATGGCCGTCTTCGCCAGCGCCTCCGTCCTCGGACCGGTCCTGGGCGGCCTGTTCTCCGGCACGGACAGCTTCCTGGGCACCGCCGGCTGGCGGTGGATCTTCTACATCAACGTCCCCATCGCGGCCTTCGCGCTGGTCGTCATCGCCAAGGTGCTCCACCTCGACCACGTCCGCCGGGAGCGGAAGATCGACTGGTGGGGTTCGGCGCTGCTCGCCGTCGGCCTGGTGCCGCTGCTGGTCGTCGCGGAGCAGGGCCAGAGCTGGGGCTGGGCCTCGGTCAGCTCGTTCGCCTGCTACCTGATCGGTGCGGCCGGTCTGGTGCTGTTCGTCTGGGTCGAGAACCGGATGGGGGACGACGCCCTGCTGCCGCTGCGGCTCTTCCGCAGCAGCACCTTCTCCGTCGCCTCCGCCCAGGTCACGATCATCGGTATGGCGATGTTCGGCGGCATGTCGGTCATCCCGCTCTACCTGCAGATCGTCAAGGGCGCCTCGCCGACCAAGTCCGGGCTGCTGACGCTGCCGCTGGTCGCCGGTCTGATGATCGCCTCCGTGGTGGCCGGCCAGCTGGTCGCCCGCACCGGCCGGTACAAGATCTTCCCGGTGGTCGGGTCGCTCCTCATGGTCATCGGCATGGCCGTGATGATCACGATCGGCGCCGACACCCCGCTGTGGCAGACCGACGTCTACATGGCCGTCTTCGGCGTCGGCCTCGGCCTGAACATGCAGAGCCTGGTGCTCGCGATGCAGAACTCGGTGCCCGCGAAGGACATGGGCGTCGCCTCCGCAGCGTCGTCGTTCTTCCGCTCCATCGGCGGCACCCTCGGCACCGCGATCTTCCTGTCGGTCCTCTTCTCGCTGGCCGGCACCAAGATCCCGCACGAGTACGCGAAGGCCGGCGCTACCCAGAGCTTCACCGAAGCCTCCAAGGCCCACCCGGACCAGGTCGCCTCGCTCCACCAGCACCTGAGCGGCGGACTGAACGACACCTCGTTCCTCAACGGGCTCGCCAAGCCGCTCAGCCACCCGTTCTTCGTCGGCTTCTCCGACTCCGGTGACGTGGTCTTCGCGGTCGTGGCCGTCCTGCTGCTGGCGGCGGTCGTGTTCTCGCTGATGCTGAAGGAGGTCCCGCTGCGGCTGGTCTCGGGCAACCAGGCCCGTTCCGAGGCGGAGGCGGTCTCCATGAACAAGGCCGACGCGGCCGGTGGGCCGGACGCCGGTACGGCGGACTCCGGCCCGTCGGCTGGTGCTTCGGACGCCGAGACGTCGGCGGTGGACCCGGCGTGA
- a CDS encoding PH domain-containing protein, with protein sequence MDELSFRSKDRRHALRSIPVPLVLGLLSDATAGFFQATRLAQYWLAGGMIALSGLAVIVATRSWTTVGASGITVCWGFRRRRTYPWQEIRWIDLREIDADEQKTLRVWIALADGRRRSLPALHHSTRNPDPEFEVKYWRVLRWWRQSTAPEARFRPPVRPSRPTTAQAGILLVLLVAIVIWLAVLGY encoded by the coding sequence GTGGACGAGCTGAGCTTCCGGAGCAAGGATCGGCGCCATGCCCTGCGGTCGATACCGGTGCCGCTGGTTCTGGGGTTGCTCTCCGATGCGACCGCCGGCTTCTTCCAAGCCACCCGTCTGGCCCAGTACTGGCTGGCGGGCGGGATGATCGCGTTGTCGGGTCTCGCCGTCATCGTCGCCACTCGGAGCTGGACCACGGTCGGGGCTTCCGGGATAACCGTCTGCTGGGGCTTCAGGCGACGCCGCACCTACCCCTGGCAGGAGATCCGCTGGATCGACTTACGCGAGATCGACGCCGACGAGCAGAAGACGCTCAGGGTGTGGATAGCCCTCGCGGACGGCCGGCGCCGCAGCCTGCCCGCACTCCACCACAGCACCCGGAACCCCGACCCCGAGTTCGAGGTGAAGTACTGGCGGGTCCTCAGATGGTGGCGGCAGAGCACCGCCCCGGAAGCGAGGTTCCGGCCGCCGGTGCGACCGAGCCGTCCGACGACGGCGCAAGCCGGAATCCTCCTGGTCCTGCTCGTAGCGATCGTCATCTGGCTCGCCGTCCTGGGGTACTAG
- a CDS encoding GNAT family N-acetyltransferase, with protein MITTVSPAEPRDHAAWRQLFAAYGRFYGIELSEAEIDRAWAWIHDPARSARCLIARAADGTPVGFAHYRPEDSPLSGTRGFLDDLFVDPAHRGGGTVDALFAELRRVAAAEGWPNMRWRTADDNYRARAAYDRHGAKTVFLTYSMDTPS; from the coding sequence GTGATCACCACCGTCTCTCCCGCCGAACCCCGCGACCACGCCGCCTGGCGTCAACTCTTCGCCGCCTACGGCAGGTTCTACGGCATCGAACTCTCCGAAGCGGAGATCGACCGGGCGTGGGCCTGGATACACGATCCGGCGCGGTCCGCCCGCTGCCTGATCGCCCGAGCCGCCGACGGCACCCCTGTCGGCTTCGCCCACTACCGCCCCGAGGACTCCCCGCTCAGCGGTACCCGCGGCTTCCTCGACGACCTGTTCGTCGATCCCGCGCATCGGGGCGGCGGCACCGTGGACGCGCTCTTCGCCGAACTGCGCCGCGTCGCCGCGGCCGAGGGCTGGCCGAACATGCGGTGGCGGACCGCCGACGACAACTACCGTGCGCGCGCCGCGTACGACCGGCACGGCGCGAAGACCGTCTTCCTGACCTACTCGATGGACACGCCCTCGTAG
- a CDS encoding GNAT family N-acetyltransferase, translating to MDSRVTESGATAVGHGDGWVLRSAVASDIEAIAELRAAVMRADLERLGRYDEHRVRQRLRDTFSMEYTSIIEADGEVVGSITLRPADGRQWLEHFYLATHLQGRGLGSAVLRSVLARTDAEGATVGLDVLQGSAARRLYERHGFVVEDEDPVDVFMTRPPGATAASVPSPALAPASAPATSATSA from the coding sequence ATGGATTCCAGGGTGACGGAGAGCGGCGCGACCGCGGTGGGGCACGGGGACGGCTGGGTGCTGCGCTCCGCGGTGGCGTCCGACATAGAGGCGATAGCGGAGCTGCGGGCCGCGGTGATGCGGGCCGATCTGGAGCGGCTGGGGCGCTACGACGAGCACCGGGTGCGGCAGCGGCTGCGGGACACCTTCTCCATGGAGTACACGTCGATCATCGAGGCCGACGGCGAGGTTGTCGGCAGCATCACCCTCCGCCCCGCCGACGGCCGGCAGTGGCTGGAGCACTTCTACCTCGCCACGCACCTGCAGGGCCGGGGCCTCGGGTCCGCCGTACTGCGCTCGGTGCTGGCCCGCACGGACGCGGAGGGCGCGACGGTCGGCCTCGACGTCCTCCAGGGCAGCGCCGCCCGGCGGCTCTACGAGCGCCACGGGTTCGTGGTGGAGGACGAGGACCCGGTCGACGTCTTCATGACCCGCCCGCCCGGCGCCACCGCGGCCTCCGTCCCGTCCCCGGCTCTGGCCCCGGCCTCAGCCCCCGCGACCTCGGCAACCTCCGCCTGA
- a CDS encoding tetratricopeptide repeat protein: protein MSGTGSGPMDGRARDDGRVYQASGDQHISEYHHHYGGPAGPAGPDSVRRPAVGRVPVVLRDRTEVLGRLHTAVADGSSGEIYVLYGMGGCGKTAVAHALFRTATAEYGRVGLWVNAADRASLRSGMLAVAADRGAGDGELLAARNGYRPAADLVWQYLDRSAEPWLLVLDNADDPAILGDGSWLRTSPRGTVLVTTRRAAPRWWPGAERQHIGVLPREDAARVLHDLAPHTGTLAQAAEIADRLGRLPLALTLAGGFLSHQVIDPWTMDVYGRHLEEGQPVQLIDRGADDVSDADPRHLVGRTWQLTLDAFAERGLPEAVGLLRLIARLAPEPLPLSVLNDDAIGAVLPRARAESALRALLDHSLTELVDIGDARDARESHPADARDTDTTNGTGAGGAAADSGTLRCLRSHGVLLDSVVAATPAAQAPLLDATAGRLLGAALPAVPDAGPHDPRLRPLAPHVLALLRRTADPATAAEVLEVATRLAAALYRTGDYPSAWETADAAADSAARTLGDDHRAVLAARSRAGRALFRLGRYAEAGESLRGTLAVQRERFGAEDPDSLDTAHGLQLVLGNLGRAEESLALLRATAAGRAAALGPWHPLTLRSRSSLLTALSAAELTAEDERTHLLSLPEQCAEHLGADHIVSVGARHNHAWALYQLGRYEAADAEIREVAETYRQRFGPDYPIALAARQLQARTRAALGHTDEGIVLMTDVVAHRARSLGPDHPFTAASRDLLESLRGGRS, encoded by the coding sequence ATGAGCGGTACGGGCAGCGGGCCCATGGACGGCCGCGCCCGGGACGACGGCAGGGTCTACCAGGCGTCCGGGGACCAGCACATCAGCGAGTACCACCACCACTACGGCGGCCCGGCCGGGCCGGCGGGCCCCGACTCCGTGCGCAGACCCGCGGTCGGCCGGGTGCCGGTGGTCCTCCGCGACCGCACCGAGGTCCTCGGACGGCTGCACACCGCCGTCGCCGACGGCAGCAGCGGTGAGATCTACGTGCTGTACGGGATGGGCGGCTGCGGCAAGACGGCGGTGGCCCACGCCCTCTTCCGTACGGCCACCGCCGAGTACGGCCGGGTGGGGCTGTGGGTGAACGCCGCCGACCGCGCGAGCCTGCGCTCCGGCATGCTCGCGGTGGCCGCCGACCGGGGCGCGGGAGACGGCGAGCTGCTGGCCGCCCGCAACGGCTACCGCCCCGCCGCCGACCTCGTGTGGCAGTACCTCGACCGCTCCGCCGAACCCTGGCTGCTGGTGCTCGACAACGCGGACGACCCCGCGATCCTCGGCGACGGCAGCTGGCTGCGCACCAGCCCCCGGGGCACCGTCCTGGTCACGACCCGCCGCGCCGCGCCCCGGTGGTGGCCGGGTGCGGAACGGCAGCACATCGGCGTCCTGCCGCGCGAGGACGCAGCCCGGGTCCTGCACGACCTCGCCCCGCACACGGGCACGCTCGCCCAGGCCGCCGAGATCGCCGACCGGCTGGGCCGGCTCCCCCTCGCGCTCACTCTCGCGGGTGGTTTCCTCTCCCACCAGGTCATAGACCCCTGGACGATGGACGTGTACGGGCGCCATCTGGAAGAAGGGCAACCTGTCCAGCTGATCGACCGAGGAGCCGATGACGTGAGCGACGCCGACCCCCGCCATCTGGTCGGACGGACCTGGCAGTTGACGCTCGACGCCTTCGCCGAGCGCGGACTGCCCGAAGCCGTCGGGCTGTTGCGCCTCATCGCCCGGCTGGCCCCCGAGCCGCTCCCGCTGTCCGTCCTGAACGACGACGCCATCGGCGCCGTACTGCCCCGCGCCCGCGCCGAGTCCGCGCTGCGGGCGCTGCTCGACCACTCGCTGACCGAGCTGGTCGACATCGGCGACGCCCGCGACGCCCGCGAGAGCCACCCCGCCGATGCCCGCGACACCGACACCACCAACGGCACCGGTGCCGGCGGCGCGGCCGCCGACTCCGGCACCCTGCGCTGCCTCCGCAGCCACGGCGTGCTGCTCGACAGTGTCGTCGCCGCCACCCCCGCGGCGCAGGCACCGCTGCTCGACGCGACGGCCGGCCGGCTGCTCGGCGCCGCGCTCCCGGCCGTGCCCGACGCGGGCCCGCATGATCCGCGCCTCCGCCCGCTCGCGCCCCACGTACTCGCGCTGCTGCGGCGGACGGCCGATCCGGCCACCGCGGCGGAGGTGCTGGAGGTCGCCACCCGGCTGGCCGCGGCGCTCTACCGCACCGGCGACTACCCGTCGGCGTGGGAGACCGCCGACGCGGCGGCGGACAGCGCGGCGCGGACCCTCGGCGACGACCACCGGGCCGTACTGGCCGCACGCTCGCGCGCCGGGCGGGCCCTCTTCCGGCTGGGCCGCTACGCCGAGGCCGGCGAGTCGCTGCGGGGCACCCTCGCCGTCCAGCGGGAGCGCTTCGGGGCGGAGGACCCGGACAGCCTGGACACCGCCCACGGGCTCCAGCTCGTCCTGGGCAACCTGGGCCGGGCCGAGGAGTCCCTGGCCCTCCTCCGGGCGACGGCCGCCGGCCGCGCGGCCGCGCTGGGGCCGTGGCATCCGCTGACCCTGCGGTCCCGCTCCAGCCTGCTGACCGCGCTCAGCGCGGCGGAACTCACCGCGGAGGACGAGCGCACGCATTTGCTCTCACTGCCGGAGCAGTGCGCCGAGCACCTCGGCGCCGACCACATCGTCTCCGTCGGTGCCCGGCACAACCACGCCTGGGCGCTGTACCAGTTGGGCCGGTACGAGGCCGCCGACGCCGAGATCCGCGAGGTCGCCGAGACCTACCGGCAGCGGTTCGGGCCCGACTACCCGATCGCCCTGGCCGCCCGTCAGCTCCAGGCCCGCACCCGTGCCGCCCTCGGCCACACCGACGAGGGCATCGTGCTCATGACCGACGTGGTCGCCCACCGGGCGCGCAGCCTCGGCCCGGACCACCCCTTCACAGCCGCCAGCCGCGACCTGCTCGAATCCCTCCGCGGGGGCCGCTCCTAG
- a CDS encoding DUF6879 family protein codes for MFDSFPDGTFERLKRPAYHEEFNRILKSGIETQDKLERGQHFQERGFASWEAFAAGRWEEALELVEEKRPIYTAQLAEAEGLGVVQRRLRVVEFPVTPYVQWEMHVLRLRVEVGDRMRVLDARTIADIERERSVPEIVVLGDVAIYEVQYDPEGNADGARRYSDPALIAETLADFETLYGRSEPFVDFFEREILPLGPPAVGG; via the coding sequence GTGTTTGACTCCTTTCCCGACGGCACCTTCGAACGCCTGAAACGCCCCGCCTACCACGAGGAATTCAACCGCATCCTCAAAAGCGGAATCGAAACCCAGGACAAGCTGGAACGCGGCCAGCACTTCCAGGAACGCGGTTTCGCGAGCTGGGAGGCGTTCGCCGCCGGGCGTTGGGAAGAGGCGCTCGAACTCGTCGAGGAAAAGCGTCCGATCTATACCGCGCAGCTCGCCGAGGCCGAGGGGCTGGGCGTCGTGCAGCGGCGGCTCCGGGTCGTCGAATTCCCCGTGACGCCGTATGTGCAGTGGGAGATGCACGTCCTGCGGCTGCGGGTGGAGGTGGGCGACCGGATGCGGGTCCTGGACGCGCGGACCATCGCCGACATCGAGCGGGAGCGGTCCGTTCCGGAGATCGTCGTCCTCGGCGACGTGGCGATCTACGAGGTGCAGTACGACCCCGAGGGGAACGCGGACGGCGCCAGGCGGTACAGCGACCCCGCCCTGATCGCCGAGACCCTGGCGGACTTCGAGACGCTGTACGGGCGAAGTGAGCCGTTCGTCGACTTCTTCGAGCGCGAGATCCTCCCGCTCGGCCCGCCGGCGGTCGGTGGCTGA
- a CDS encoding DUF3152 domain-containing protein: protein MSRAGQRRAGAHAGRRRRRSGGSYVLLGLVFVALLGVIVFTVRPGGWPRTGTASAADSRSQGRSPGSVSAAPVTSPSAVSSTSPSAPASTSASPSSSTTPPVTPSATATTSPPATTSPTVPKSGTGVFATALASGAAAGHGDIRHYKVEVEGGAGISAASAAHEIQSILANPRGWTADGHDGFQLVSSGTVDFVIKIATPDTTDAICGAAGLHTHGEVNCDVGPTVVVNLKRWLLGSPEFDGPVVDYRALIINHEVGHRIGHGHETCPGPGMLAPVMMQQIDGLKGCKANQWPYDAEGHYIQGPSVP, encoded by the coding sequence ATGAGCAGGGCAGGGCAGCGGAGGGCAGGCGCGCACGCGGGCAGGAGGAGGCGGCGGAGCGGCGGGTCGTACGTGCTGCTCGGGCTGGTCTTCGTCGCGTTGCTGGGCGTGATCGTCTTCACCGTGCGGCCGGGCGGTTGGCCTCGGACGGGTACGGCCTCGGCAGCCGACAGCCGCAGCCAGGGCCGGAGCCCGGGCAGCGTCTCCGCCGCACCGGTCACCTCCCCGAGCGCCGTGTCCAGCACCTCTCCCAGTGCCCCGGCCAGCACCTCGGCCAGCCCGTCGTCCAGCACCACCCCTCCGGTCACGCCGAGCGCCACCGCCACCACGAGCCCTCCGGCGACGACGTCGCCGACCGTGCCCAAGTCCGGCACCGGCGTCTTCGCCACGGCCCTGGCCAGCGGCGCGGCCGCCGGCCACGGTGACATCCGCCACTACAAGGTGGAGGTGGAGGGGGGCGCCGGCATATCCGCGGCCTCGGCCGCCCACGAGATCCAGAGCATCCTCGCCAACCCGCGCGGCTGGACCGCCGACGGCCACGACGGCTTCCAGCTCGTCTCCTCCGGGACCGTCGACTTCGTGATCAAGATAGCCACCCCCGACACCACGGACGCCATCTGCGGCGCGGCCGGCCTGCACACGCACGGCGAGGTCAACTGCGATGTCGGCCCGACCGTCGTGGTCAACCTCAAGCGCTGGCTGCTGGGGTCGCCGGAGTTCGACGGCCCGGTGGTGGACTACCGGGCGCTGATCATCAACCACGAGGTCGGCCACCGCATCGGCCACGGCCACGAGACCTGCCCCGGCCCCGGCATGCTCGCCCCCGTCATGATGCAGCAGATCGACGGCCTGAAGGGCTGCAAGGCCAACCAGTGGCCGTACGACGCCGAAGGCCACTACATCCAGGGCCCCTCCGTCCCCTAG
- a CDS encoding response regulator transcription factor, with product MPRVLLIEDDPAVRRGVGWALRHRGHEVAEAATGEEGLDRLRSHGSDVVVLDLMLPGLSGLDVCRRIREYDQVPIIIVTARGDDVDVVVGLEAGADDYVVKPVQAGVLEARMRAVLRRTEPAAGPSRPRLSSYGDVTIDRAGMTVTLNGTPVPLAPSELRLLFALSASPGQVLSRQHLLETVWEHGYHGDIRLVDACVKRLRGKLGDSAHHVETVRGFGYRFRAAV from the coding sequence ATGCCCCGCGTCTTGCTGATCGAGGACGACCCCGCCGTGCGGCGCGGAGTCGGCTGGGCCCTGCGCCACCGGGGGCACGAGGTGGCCGAGGCGGCCACCGGCGAGGAGGGCCTGGACCGGCTGCGGTCCCACGGCTCGGACGTGGTGGTCCTCGACCTGATGCTGCCGGGCCTGTCCGGCCTGGACGTGTGCCGGCGCATCCGCGAGTACGACCAGGTGCCGATCATCATCGTCACCGCGCGCGGCGACGACGTGGACGTGGTGGTCGGCCTGGAGGCGGGCGCGGACGACTACGTGGTCAAGCCGGTGCAGGCCGGCGTGCTGGAGGCCCGGATGCGCGCGGTCCTGCGCCGCACCGAACCCGCCGCCGGGCCGAGCCGCCCCCGGCTGAGCAGTTACGGCGACGTCACCATCGACCGGGCCGGCATGACCGTCACCCTGAACGGCACCCCGGTGCCGCTGGCCCCCTCCGAACTGCGGCTGCTGTTCGCCCTCTCCGCGTCGCCCGGCCAGGTGCTCAGCCGCCAGCACCTGCTGGAGACGGTCTGGGAGCACGGCTACCACGGCGACATCCGGCTGGTGGACGCCTGCGTGAAACGGCTGCGCGGCAAGCTCGGCGACAGCGCCCACCACGTCGAGACGGTGCGGGGCTTCGGCTACCGCTTCCGTGCCGCCGTCTGA
- a CDS encoding GerMN domain-containing protein: MEGDDDPVAAALEQLLAGPSGEEGRKGLTTSVPEPASVLQLRTGEDTVAVTLAAGTAEFDDTALRQLACTAAVALNRQRAREVPPAQAGGSAAPAVPMPTEPPVTVTVTVTVTVPGPGWQRVEQSDGCPSEAVAQ; encoded by the coding sequence GTGGAGGGCGACGACGACCCGGTGGCCGCCGCGCTGGAGCAGCTGCTCGCGGGGCCCAGCGGGGAGGAGGGGCGCAAGGGCCTGACCACCAGCGTGCCCGAGCCCGCGAGCGTCCTTCAGCTGCGGACCGGTGAGGACACCGTCGCCGTCACCCTCGCGGCCGGTACGGCCGAGTTCGACGACACGGCCCTGCGCCAGCTGGCCTGCACGGCCGCCGTCGCGCTGAACAGGCAGCGGGCCCGTGAGGTGCCGCCCGCCCAGGCCGGCGGATCAGCGGCGCCGGCCGTGCCCATGCCCACCGAACCGCCCGTGACCGTGACCGTGACGGTGACCGTGACGGTGCCCGGCCCCGGCTGGCAGCGCGTGGAGCAGTCCGACGGCTGCCCGAGTGAGGCGGTGGCTCAGTAG